A genomic segment from Microbacterium sp. SORGH_AS_0428 encodes:
- a CDS encoding carbohydrate binding domain-containing protein, with protein sequence MRPPLRTPRRARARGPRTVGALLGIGALALSSAVAIPAAHAASTPLIANGTFETGISGWTAPLGGTLSESNDAKSGSKSLAISGRTTFQSGPTATVTGLLDPANSYDLSLAVKFDTGAATQNFNVVLCTSSRSQCDVVTSATVTAGQWKVLEKTFTPAIANYDIMFVETPWNTNVQSFVIDDVSLTTAGGTDPGTPVVTEPPAVAGNLLPDGRFVDGFTGWTAPRSGTLALSDDAASGAHSLKVTGRTNTQSGPFASVTGKLEAGATYRLGGKLKYTEGEPTQQFNFTFCPSNFNGCVDNGQTYTRGEWGTFSKEFTATASHASADWLFVETPWGSSALQDFQVDDMSLIKIADAPATPTYGSLEEVQTKPIGDHNPLVGHKFGADPHHLIYNGRLYIYSTDDTQQYEANTKDANGLPTQSNGYGAITRLNVMSTSDMVNWVDHGAVPIAREGGAAPWARNSWAPAAIEKDGKVYLYFCDSGTGTAVVVGGSPLGPWTDPVGKKIIPDTVSPEYIAGGGFPAGMWLFDPEVFIDDDGQAYLYFGGNSQIGSGSNVQGPQNPKSTRVVKLKDDMVTLDGDPVEIDGPGMFEASSMFKRGDTYYYSYSSNFQVRPQEGVYPPTGAIAYMMTDDPMNLPASKYAGVAFQNQSNFFGAGNGGNNHSDMFTFKGETYFTYHAQTRGAAWAAALGTPGSTQGYRSVHIDKLEFNEDGTIKPVQGTRAGVEQVEAFDPYRTFEAETLAWQLGLKTVATDAASVEFPEHNGSGNMALSSIDDGDFAGISGVDFGDGAASVSARVKPLVEGASIQVRLDQVDGPVVGEIAVEGTVGEWTTVKADVTGATGEHDVFFVFAEPEGGADSKLMEVDNWTFTAEGGTEPGNPGEPGNPGEPGNPGEPGNPGEPGNPGEPGNPGEPGDPAVTAVLSRTDVRAGESVTVTAQGLDVAKVEIGIASTYRALATVDVTDGALRATVTIPADIAPGQHHIQLRDGDRILAELPVTVRAAAGALAATGQDTAPLMSASLFGAAMLGLGILAMLRLRARARRSEL encoded by the coding sequence GTGAGACCACCCCTACGCACCCCACGCCGTGCACGCGCACGCGGGCCACGGACAGTCGGCGCGCTGCTGGGCATCGGCGCACTCGCGCTGTCCTCGGCGGTCGCGATTCCTGCGGCCCACGCGGCGTCGACCCCGTTGATCGCGAACGGCACGTTCGAAACCGGAATCAGCGGCTGGACCGCGCCCCTGGGCGGAACGCTCTCCGAGAGCAACGACGCGAAGTCCGGGAGCAAGTCGCTCGCCATCAGCGGTCGCACCACCTTCCAGTCCGGACCGACGGCGACCGTGACCGGTCTCCTGGACCCGGCGAACAGCTATGACCTGTCCCTCGCGGTGAAGTTCGACACGGGCGCGGCCACACAGAACTTCAACGTCGTGCTGTGCACGAGCTCGCGCAGCCAGTGCGATGTCGTGACCAGCGCCACGGTCACCGCCGGCCAGTGGAAGGTCCTCGAGAAGACCTTCACCCCGGCGATCGCGAACTACGACATCATGTTCGTCGAGACGCCGTGGAACACGAACGTGCAGAGCTTCGTCATCGACGACGTCTCCCTGACGACAGCAGGCGGCACCGATCCGGGCACGCCCGTCGTGACCGAGCCGCCCGCCGTCGCCGGCAACCTCCTTCCCGACGGCCGGTTCGTCGACGGGTTCACCGGATGGACCGCGCCGCGCTCCGGCACCCTCGCCCTGAGCGACGACGCAGCCAGCGGCGCGCACTCCCTCAAGGTCACGGGCCGCACCAACACCCAGTCGGGTCCCTTCGCCTCGGTGACGGGCAAGCTCGAAGCCGGTGCCACGTACCGTCTCGGGGGCAAGCTGAAGTACACCGAGGGTGAGCCGACCCAGCAGTTCAACTTCACGTTCTGCCCGAGCAACTTCAACGGTTGCGTCGACAACGGTCAGACCTACACGCGCGGTGAGTGGGGCACCTTCTCCAAGGAGTTCACCGCCACGGCGAGCCACGCATCCGCGGACTGGCTCTTCGTGGAGACGCCGTGGGGATCGAGCGCTCTGCAGGACTTCCAGGTCGACGACATGTCGCTCATCAAGATCGCTGACGCTCCGGCGACGCCGACCTACGGCAGCCTGGAAGAGGTGCAGACCAAGCCCATCGGCGACCACAATCCGCTCGTCGGTCACAAGTTCGGCGCCGACCCGCACCACCTCATCTACAACGGCCGCCTCTACATCTACTCGACGGATGACACCCAGCAGTACGAGGCGAACACCAAGGACGCCAACGGCCTGCCCACGCAGTCCAACGGTTACGGTGCCATCACCCGTCTGAACGTCATGTCGACCTCCGACATGGTCAACTGGGTCGACCACGGCGCGGTCCCGATCGCGCGTGAGGGCGGTGCAGCTCCGTGGGCGCGCAACTCGTGGGCTCCGGCGGCGATCGAGAAGGACGGCAAGGTCTACCTGTACTTCTGCGACAGCGGCACCGGCACCGCCGTCGTCGTGGGCGGATCGCCCCTCGGCCCCTGGACCGACCCGGTCGGCAAGAAGATCATCCCCGACACCGTCTCACCCGAGTACATCGCCGGCGGAGGATTCCCGGCGGGGATGTGGTTGTTCGACCCCGAGGTGTTCATCGACGACGACGGACAGGCGTACCTGTACTTCGGCGGCAACTCGCAGATCGGCTCGGGCAGCAACGTCCAGGGGCCGCAGAACCCCAAGTCGACGCGTGTCGTGAAGCTGAAGGACGACATGGTGACGCTCGACGGCGACCCCGTGGAGATCGACGGCCCCGGCATGTTCGAGGCTTCGAGCATGTTCAAGCGCGGCGACACGTACTACTACTCGTACTCGTCGAACTTCCAGGTGCGTCCGCAGGAGGGGGTCTACCCGCCCACCGGCGCGATCGCCTACATGATGACCGACGACCCGATGAACCTGCCGGCGTCCAAGTACGCGGGTGTCGCCTTCCAGAACCAGTCGAACTTCTTCGGAGCCGGCAACGGGGGCAACAACCACTCCGACATGTTCACGTTCAAGGGTGAGACGTACTTCACGTACCACGCCCAGACGCGTGGCGCGGCGTGGGCAGCGGCGCTCGGAACCCCGGGATCGACCCAGGGCTACCGCTCGGTGCACATCGACAAGCTCGAGTTCAACGAGGACGGCACCATCAAGCCCGTTCAGGGAACCCGCGCAGGTGTCGAGCAGGTCGAGGCGTTCGACCCGTACCGCACCTTCGAGGCCGAGACGCTGGCATGGCAGCTCGGGCTGAAGACCGTCGCGACGGATGCGGCGTCTGTCGAGTTCCCCGAGCACAACGGCAGTGGCAACATGGCGCTGAGCTCCATCGACGACGGCGACTTCGCCGGGATCTCGGGAGTCGACTTCGGTGACGGGGCCGCCTCGGTCTCGGCGCGCGTGAAGCCGCTCGTCGAGGGCGCCTCGATCCAGGTTCGCCTCGACCAGGTCGACGGCCCCGTCGTCGGTGAGATCGCCGTCGAGGGAACCGTGGGCGAGTGGACCACCGTCAAGGCCGACGTCACCGGCGCGACCGGGGAGCACGACGTGTTCTTCGTCTTCGCAGAGCCCGAGGGCGGCGCGGACTCGAAGCTCATGGAGGTCGACAACTGGACCTTCACCGCTGAAGGGGGAACCGAGCCCGGTAACCCTGGTGAGCCCGGTAACCCCGGTGAGCCCGGTAACCCCGGTGAGCCCGGTAACCCCGGTGAGCCCGGTAACCCTGGTGAGCCCGGTAACCCCGGTGAGCCCGGCGACCCGGCGGTGACCGCCGTCCTGTCGCGCACGGATGTGCGTGCGGGTGAGTCGGTGACGGTGACCGCGCAGGGACTCGATGTCGCGAAGGTGGAGATCGGCATCGCGAGCACGTACCGCGCGCTCGCCACGGTCGATGTGACCGACGGTGCGCTGCGTGCGACCGTGACGATCCCCGCGGACATCGCGCCCGGCCAGCACCACATCCAACTGCGCGACGGCGACCGGATCCTCGCTGAGCTGCCCGTCACCGTACGCGCGGCCGCGGGTGCGCTGGCGGCGACGGGACAGGACACGGCGCCGCTGATGTCGGCGTCGCTGTTCGGAGCCGCGATGCTCGGCCTCGGCATCCTGGCGATGCTCCGGCTGCGCGCGCGGGCGCGTCGGTCCGAGCTCTAG
- a CDS encoding ASCH domain-containing protein — translation MPESSSSSVALTRDIAAAERMWEEYRAAHPEAVSASPEYTVEHFGDSARLADELLDIVLSGRKRATAELVADFVARGDAVPRIGSHWIACDSTGTPRIVIRSTELRLGPFASADASFARDEGEDDGSLESWQREHRRYWERVSAARGAVWSEDEEIVFERFCVVWPPEHAD, via the coding sequence ATGCCTGAGTCGTCCTCTTCCTCCGTCGCCCTCACGCGCGACATCGCCGCCGCCGAACGGATGTGGGAGGAGTACCGCGCCGCCCACCCCGAGGCTGTGAGCGCCTCACCCGAGTACACCGTCGAGCACTTCGGCGATTCCGCGCGACTGGCCGACGAGCTCCTCGACATCGTCCTGTCCGGACGCAAGCGCGCAACCGCCGAACTCGTCGCCGACTTCGTGGCGCGTGGCGATGCCGTACCGCGCATCGGCTCCCATTGGATCGCCTGCGACAGCACGGGCACACCGCGCATCGTGATCCGCAGCACCGAGCTTCGTCTCGGCCCCTTCGCAAGCGCCGACGCATCCTTCGCCCGAGACGAGGGAGAGGATGACGGCTCGCTCGAGAGCTGGCAGCGCGAGCACCGACGCTACTGGGAGCGTGTCAGTGCCGCGCGCGGTGCCGTCTGGTCGGAGGACGAGGAGATCGTGTTCGAGCGGTTCTGCGTGGTGTGGCCGCCCGAACACGCTGACTGA
- a CDS encoding chitinase: MNPRVAYTAPPAPGPYDGKRLSPWRVSLGVFIVVAIVAGSLLGYRLLVVDQVRAVTGAAWFAPYVDVTTTPFFAFEKPENDADRDVVLSFVVAAAADSCTPSWGGYYDLDEAARDVDLDRRITRLRQSGGDVVLSFGGAAGTELANACADEEGLGQAYRSVIDRYDVSTIDLDIEGENLEDPVSGLRRAVAIADLQREQRAAGEDLAVWLTLPVAPDGLTAAARTAIAQMLESGVDLTGVNVMTMDYGVDRGTQTMAETAIEALRATHAQLGALYEDAGTTLTAPTLWGKLAATPMIGQNDVPGEVFTLDDATALNAFAQQQRMSRLSMWSLNRDRTCGTNYADTSVVSNDCSGVDQQDATFAETLQPGFEASPDESAGRRTTPEPVPTVTDDPAASPYPIWTETNTYLAGAKVVWRQNVYEAKWWTRGDDPDNPLADADSWPWRLIGPVLPGETPYPQPTLPAGTYPDWDPAATYTEGQRVMFQQVPYEAKYWTRGDSPAAHATDADGSPWQPLTIAQLEQILQNGP, translated from the coding sequence ATGAATCCGCGCGTCGCCTACACCGCACCGCCCGCTCCCGGCCCGTACGACGGCAAACGCCTGTCGCCGTGGCGGGTCTCGCTCGGCGTGTTCATCGTCGTGGCCATCGTCGCCGGCTCGCTCCTCGGCTACCGCCTGCTCGTCGTGGACCAGGTGCGCGCGGTCACGGGAGCCGCGTGGTTCGCGCCGTACGTCGACGTCACGACGACACCGTTCTTTGCGTTCGAGAAGCCCGAGAACGATGCCGACCGGGACGTCGTCCTCTCGTTCGTGGTGGCCGCCGCGGCGGATTCGTGCACGCCCTCCTGGGGCGGGTACTACGACCTCGACGAGGCGGCACGCGATGTCGATCTGGACCGGCGCATCACACGGCTGCGCCAGAGCGGCGGCGATGTCGTCCTGTCCTTCGGCGGCGCAGCGGGCACCGAGCTCGCCAACGCCTGCGCGGACGAAGAGGGGCTCGGGCAGGCCTACCGGAGCGTCATCGACCGCTACGACGTGTCGACGATCGACCTCGACATCGAGGGGGAGAACCTCGAAGACCCCGTATCGGGTCTGCGCCGGGCGGTGGCGATCGCCGACCTGCAGCGCGAGCAGCGGGCGGCGGGCGAGGATCTGGCCGTCTGGCTCACGTTGCCGGTCGCCCCGGACGGGCTGACCGCCGCCGCACGCACCGCCATCGCGCAGATGCTGGAGTCCGGCGTGGATCTGACCGGGGTCAACGTGATGACGATGGACTACGGCGTCGACCGCGGCACGCAGACCATGGCTGAGACCGCCATCGAGGCGCTCCGGGCGACGCATGCGCAGCTCGGCGCGCTCTACGAGGATGCGGGGACGACGCTCACCGCGCCCACTCTCTGGGGCAAGCTGGCCGCCACCCCCATGATCGGTCAGAACGATGTGCCCGGCGAGGTGTTCACGCTCGACGACGCGACGGCGCTGAACGCCTTCGCGCAGCAGCAGCGGATGTCTCGGCTGTCGATGTGGTCATTGAACCGGGACCGGACGTGCGGCACGAACTACGCCGACACCTCGGTCGTCTCCAACGACTGCAGCGGCGTCGACCAGCAGGACGCGACGTTCGCAGAAACCCTCCAGCCCGGATTCGAGGCCTCCCCCGACGAGTCCGCGGGGCGCCGCACCACGCCGGAGCCTGTTCCCACGGTGACCGACGATCCCGCGGCGAGCCCGTATCCGATCTGGACCGAGACCAACACGTACCTCGCAGGCGCGAAGGTCGTCTGGCGCCAGAACGTCTACGAGGCGAAGTGGTGGACGCGCGGCGACGATCCGGACAACCCGCTGGCGGACGCGGACTCGTGGCCGTGGCGACTGATCGGACCCGTGCTGCCGGGTGAGACTCCCTACCCTCAGCCCACGCTGCCGGCGGGCACCTACCCCGACTGGGACCCGGCGGCGACGTACACCGAGGGTCAGCGGGTGATGTTCCAGCAGGTCCCCTACGAGGCGAAGTACTGGACGCGCGGCGACAGCCCCGCAGCCCACGCCACGGATGCGGACGGTTCGCCCTGGCAGCCGCTGACGATCGCTCAGCTCGAGCAGATCCTCCAGAACGGCCCCTGA
- a CDS encoding glycosyltransferase family 2 protein, with product MAKTPALPSARKRQWGSERRREPLPTLHPRPSAAKIVWARVAIAITVAGWAAYMLTTALRQIFAYDGEHIWPTIEACIYALVITALSFSALMFLVQREAALRRFRDHDRVPRAELDRHFDDEHGEGMTVLIPSYAEEPSVIRKTMWSAALQEYPSLRVVLLLDDPPFPTDPHTIARLEATRQIALGIAEDLAEPAYRFTEAMFDFEQRAATGGVGEAEILSLRDEYRYAVAWLNDMADSEPHEDHVDTFFIDQVVRGLADDLDLTASALESAAESQTELSHQRLHELHRRLVWIFSVDVGTFERKRYASLSSEANKAMNLNAYIGLMGGRYRFVEGPGRKTVLRLVAGAGQEADLVIPNSDYLLTLDADSLLLRDYCLRLVYFLEQPGNERVAVTQTPYSSFRGAPTRIERLAGATTDIQHILHQGMSGYDATFWVGANAVIRMEAMDDIMQIDDAEGFEVRRYVQDRTVIEDTESSVDLADHNWTLVNYPERLSYSATPPDFGSLVVQRRRWANGGLLILPKFLRQVRARRRTSRPVRLGEWMIRVNYMASLAWASFALLFLLTFPFDSDLLSPLVLVAAAPYFLCQASDLKYSGYRYLDILRIYGFNLILLPVNLAGVLKSIEQGLTGRKIPFARTPKVRERTATTLLYVIAPWAIVAFSIFTAWWSFNAQNWGTFFFGTLNAVCALWACVENIGIRNSLVDVWMGLTNWMWVPVPTEAVGRAAPGEPGFDWQDALFHGYPAAGDPVRRAARPAASAAVEPAPFLAVEARSASGRSV from the coding sequence ATGGCGAAGACTCCTGCGCTTCCGAGCGCACGAAAGCGGCAGTGGGGATCCGAACGACGCCGCGAGCCACTGCCCACGCTCCACCCGCGTCCCTCGGCCGCGAAGATCGTCTGGGCACGCGTCGCCATCGCGATCACGGTCGCCGGCTGGGCCGCCTACATGCTCACCACGGCACTGCGCCAGATCTTCGCGTACGACGGCGAGCACATCTGGCCCACGATCGAGGCGTGCATCTACGCCCTCGTCATCACGGCACTGAGCTTCTCTGCGCTGATGTTCCTCGTGCAGCGGGAAGCCGCTCTCCGACGGTTCCGCGATCACGATCGGGTGCCGCGCGCGGAGCTGGACCGTCACTTCGACGATGAGCACGGCGAGGGGATGACGGTCCTCATCCCCTCCTACGCCGAGGAGCCCTCGGTCATCCGCAAGACCATGTGGTCGGCGGCGCTGCAGGAGTATCCGTCGCTGCGGGTCGTGCTGCTCCTGGACGACCCCCCGTTCCCCACGGATCCGCACACGATCGCACGCCTGGAGGCGACCCGCCAGATCGCCCTCGGAATCGCCGAGGACCTCGCCGAACCCGCGTACCGCTTCACCGAGGCGATGTTCGACTTCGAGCAGCGCGCCGCAACGGGCGGCGTCGGCGAGGCGGAGATCCTCTCCTTGCGAGACGAGTACCGCTACGCGGTCGCCTGGCTCAACGACATGGCGGACTCCGAACCGCACGAGGACCACGTCGACACCTTCTTCATCGACCAGGTCGTCCGCGGGCTGGCCGACGACCTGGACCTCACGGCGTCCGCGCTCGAATCCGCGGCCGAGTCCCAGACAGAGCTCTCGCACCAGCGCCTGCACGAGCTGCATCGGCGCCTGGTGTGGATCTTCTCGGTGGATGTGGGAACGTTCGAGCGCAAGCGCTACGCCTCGCTGTCCAGCGAAGCGAACAAGGCGATGAACCTCAACGCGTACATCGGCCTGATGGGCGGTCGCTACCGGTTCGTGGAAGGCCCCGGTCGCAAGACGGTGCTGCGCCTGGTCGCCGGCGCGGGACAGGAAGCGGACCTCGTCATCCCCAACTCGGACTACCTGCTCACCCTCGACGCCGACTCTCTCCTGCTCCGCGACTACTGCCTGCGGCTGGTCTACTTCCTCGAGCAGCCCGGCAACGAACGCGTCGCCGTCACGCAGACGCCGTACTCCTCGTTCCGCGGCGCTCCGACACGCATCGAGCGACTGGCGGGCGCGACGACCGACATCCAGCACATCCTCCACCAGGGCATGTCGGGCTACGACGCGACCTTCTGGGTCGGTGCCAATGCCGTCATCCGCATGGAGGCGATGGACGACATCATGCAGATCGATGATGCCGAGGGCTTCGAGGTGCGTCGCTACGTGCAGGACCGCACCGTGATCGAGGACACCGAGTCCTCGGTGGATCTCGCCGATCACAACTGGACGCTCGTGAACTACCCCGAGCGACTCAGCTACTCGGCCACGCCGCCCGATTTCGGCTCGCTCGTGGTGCAGCGGCGGCGCTGGGCGAACGGCGGCCTGCTCATCCTGCCGAAGTTCCTGCGCCAGGTGCGCGCCCGCAGACGCACGTCGCGCCCCGTACGCCTGGGCGAGTGGATGATCCGCGTGAACTACATGGCCTCGCTCGCGTGGGCCAGCTTCGCGCTGCTCTTCCTGCTCACGTTCCCGTTCGACAGCGACCTGCTGAGCCCGCTCGTCCTGGTGGCGGCAGCGCCGTACTTCCTGTGCCAGGCGAGCGACCTGAAGTACTCCGGCTACCGCTACCTCGACATCCTGCGCATCTACGGTTTCAACCTCATCCTGCTGCCGGTCAATCTCGCCGGCGTGCTCAAGTCGATCGAGCAGGGCCTGACCGGCCGCAAGATCCCGTTCGCCCGCACGCCGAAGGTGCGTGAGCGCACGGCGACGACCCTGCTCTATGTCATCGCACCCTGGGCGATCGTCGCGTTCTCGATCTTCACCGCGTGGTGGAGCTTCAACGCCCAGAACTGGGGCACGTTCTTCTTCGGCACGCTCAACGCGGTCTGCGCCCTCTGGGCCTGTGTCGAGAACATCGGCATCCGCAACTCGCTCGTCGATGTGTGGATGGGACTGACCAACTGGATGTGGGTTCCCGTGCCCACCGAGGCCGTGGGTCGCGCCGCCCCCGGCGAGCCCGGGTTCGACTGGCAGGATGCGCTCTTCCACGGCTACCCCGCCGCGGGCGATCCGGTCCGTCGCGCGGCCCGGCCCGCCGCATCCGCCGCGGTCGAGCCGGCACCGTTCCTCGCAGTCGAGGCGAGAAGCGCGTCGGGCCGGAGCGTATGA
- a CDS encoding glycerate kinase: MSDPTSPAHSRIVVAPDSFKGSLDATSAAGALAEGWRSVRPDDELLLRPMADGGEGTLDAFAAAIPGSRRVPVAVTGPTGRRIDSHWLMLPGEHPRTAVVELACTSGIELVEAGEAVDPLTTHTLGFGEAIRAALAAGATRLLLGIGGSVSSDGGSGVLTALGAIVRDTDGRQVPSGAAGLSRAASLDARGLLPPPVDGSLVLSDVRAPLLGPDGAARMFGPQKGADPDQVDRIETALTQWARVAGAAPDAAGAGAAGGCGFGLLVWGARLASGADAVAETIGLDAALAGAQRVITGEGSYDSQSLLGKAPGVVRAYAEARGVPVSVVAGRFGVSAGTDDLSLAELAGSASAAVSDPRRWLREAGARLARAHTRRDSV, encoded by the coding sequence GTGTCCGACCCCACCTCTCCCGCCCACTCGCGGATCGTCGTCGCCCCCGACAGCTTCAAGGGCTCGCTCGACGCGACGAGCGCGGCAGGCGCCCTGGCCGAGGGGTGGCGGAGCGTCCGCCCCGACGACGAGCTGCTGCTGAGGCCGATGGCCGACGGCGGCGAAGGCACCCTGGATGCGTTCGCTGCAGCGATCCCGGGCTCTCGACGCGTTCCCGTCGCCGTGACGGGACCCACGGGGCGTCGGATCGACTCCCACTGGCTGATGCTGCCCGGCGAGCACCCCCGCACCGCCGTGGTCGAGCTGGCGTGCACGTCCGGCATCGAGCTCGTGGAAGCAGGCGAGGCCGTCGACCCGCTGACGACGCACACGCTCGGATTCGGCGAAGCCATCCGCGCCGCCCTCGCGGCGGGTGCCACCCGCCTTCTGCTCGGGATCGGCGGCAGCGTGTCCAGCGACGGCGGCTCAGGAGTGTTGACCGCGCTCGGCGCGATCGTCCGGGATACCGACGGCCGCCAGGTCCCCTCCGGAGCGGCCGGCCTCTCGCGCGCGGCATCCCTCGATGCCAGAGGGCTCCTGCCGCCGCCGGTCGACGGGAGCCTCGTGCTCTCCGACGTGCGCGCCCCGCTCCTGGGCCCCGACGGCGCCGCGCGGATGTTCGGCCCCCAGAAGGGGGCGGACCCCGATCAGGTCGACCGGATCGAGACCGCGCTGACGCAGTGGGCCCGGGTCGCCGGTGCCGCCCCGGACGCGGCGGGGGCGGGAGCGGCCGGCGGATGCGGTTTCGGCCTCCTGGTCTGGGGTGCCCGGCTCGCTTCGGGGGCGGACGCGGTCGCCGAGACGATCGGACTCGACGCCGCCCTCGCGGGTGCGCAACGGGTGATCACGGGCGAAGGGTCCTACGACTCCCAGTCGCTGCTGGGCAAGGCGCCGGGCGTCGTCCGCGCGTACGCCGAGGCTCGGGGCGTGCCCGTGAGCGTCGTCGCGGGGCGCTTCGGCGTAAGCGCCGGGACGGATGACCTGTCGCTGGCAGAGCTCGCGGGTTCCGCCTCTGCGGCAGTGTCGGATCCGCGGCGATGGCTCCGCGAAGCGGGCGCCCGACTCGCGCGCGCACACACGCGGCGCGATAGCGTGTAG
- a CDS encoding CsbD family protein, protein MGLDDKIKNAAEDLVGKAKEAAGKVTGNEKLEAEGKAEQAKSDLKQAGENVKDAFK, encoded by the coding sequence ATGGGACTCGACGACAAGATCAAGAACGCTGCGGAGGACCTCGTCGGCAAGGCCAAGGAAGCCGCCGGCAAGGTCACGGGCAACGAGAAGCTCGAGGCCGAGGGCAAGGCCGAACAGGCCAAGTCCGATCTCAAGCAGGCCGGCGAGAACGTGAAGGACGCCTTCAAGTAA
- a CDS encoding DUF6286 domain-containing protein → MTATGTTASSDRALARVRRRETHSPRSTAMVVAVVLLIALVAYLATEIVLVMADAPSLIAAPADLLRGLAAASGTVMTAIGAAVALLGAVLVVIAVTPGRLAKHTMAAGDGTIVVVDNGVVAAAIAQHLSDTLGIDRRRLTVGVGHRRVDVTVRPETGLSIDLDEVRAAADAELATYRLSPSVVLSVHRRLDKKEER, encoded by the coding sequence ATGACCGCCACCGGCACCACCGCGTCGTCGGACCGCGCCCTCGCGCGCGTGCGGCGACGTGAGACGCACTCGCCCCGGTCGACGGCCATGGTCGTCGCCGTGGTCCTGCTGATCGCGCTGGTCGCCTACCTTGCGACCGAGATCGTGCTGGTCATGGCGGACGCACCGTCGCTCATCGCGGCCCCGGCCGATCTGCTGCGCGGCCTCGCCGCGGCATCCGGCACGGTCATGACCGCGATCGGTGCGGCCGTGGCGCTTCTGGGGGCGGTCCTCGTGGTGATCGCCGTCACCCCCGGCCGACTCGCGAAGCACACGATGGCCGCCGGCGACGGCACGATCGTCGTCGTGGACAACGGCGTGGTCGCCGCCGCCATCGCTCAGCATCTGAGCGACACCCTCGGCATCGATCGGCGCCGGCTCACCGTCGGAGTGGGCCACCGCCGCGTCGATGTCACCGTCCGGCCCGAGACGGGTCTGAGCATCGACCTCGATGAGGTGCGTGCCGCGGCCGACGCGGAGCTGGCCACATACCGACTGAGCCCGTCGGTCGTGCTGAGCGTGCACCGCCGTCTCGACAAGAAGGAGGAGCGATGA
- a CDS encoding DUF2273 domain-containing protein has product MSATVSGALVGAVLAVSALLFGFWGFLLVALFMGIGALVGRVVSGSLDLRALANVFSGRRTS; this is encoded by the coding sequence ATGAGCGCCACGGTGAGCGGAGCGCTCGTGGGTGCGGTGCTCGCCGTGTCCGCCCTGCTGTTCGGCTTCTGGGGATTCCTCCTGGTCGCCCTGTTCATGGGCATCGGCGCGCTGGTCGGTCGCGTCGTGTCGGGTTCGCTCGACCTTCGCGCGCTCGCCAACGTGTTCTCCGGCCGCCGCACCTCATGA
- a CDS encoding Asp23/Gls24 family envelope stress response protein, producing the protein MATEQKTTPAVTPARVDRGAVGTTGTAPTVAAAGRTVIADGVVAKVAGIAAREVPGVYALGGGGARALGMIRDAINATDLTQGVKVEVGETQAAADLTIVVEYPAPIQEVAAGVRAAVAGAISRLVGLEVVEVNVEVNDVHLPGDDTDDDTEARVA; encoded by the coding sequence ATGGCCACTGAGCAGAAGACCACCCCCGCCGTGACCCCCGCACGCGTCGACCGCGGCGCCGTCGGCACGACCGGAACCGCCCCGACGGTCGCGGCCGCAGGTCGGACCGTCATCGCCGATGGCGTGGTCGCCAAGGTCGCCGGCATCGCGGCACGCGAGGTCCCCGGCGTGTACGCGCTCGGCGGCGGCGGCGCCCGCGCGCTCGGAATGATCCGCGACGCGATCAACGCGACCGACCTCACACAGGGTGTGAAGGTCGAGGTCGGCGAGACGCAGGCCGCGGCCGACCTCACGATCGTCGTGGAGTACCCCGCCCCCATCCAGGAGGTCGCCGCGGGCGTCCGGGCCGCGGTGGCCGGCGCGATCTCGCGGCTGGTGGGCCTCGAGGTCGTCGAGGTCAACGTGGAGGTCAACGACGTGCACCTTCCCGGTGACGACACCGACGACGACACCGAAGCGCGCGTCGCATGA
- a CDS encoding sigma-70 family RNA polymerase sigma factor — translation MAEPESAAKGLAALSDRILVQRAVDDDVAAFAEIVRRHSPLMRAYIARMLRSQADADDVVQDAFVVAWRQLPTLRDGSSVKAWLLRIASREALRVLRRSAKEEPFEDWEPSTPESTRPEHVAERNARLAALSAALERLPEAQRRTWILREAAGLGYSEIAEELDVPVSTVRGNLARARASIMIGMEGWR, via the coding sequence ATGGCGGAGCCTGAATCGGCTGCGAAGGGCCTCGCAGCGCTGTCCGACCGCATCCTGGTGCAGCGCGCGGTCGACGACGACGTCGCAGCCTTCGCGGAGATCGTGCGTCGGCACAGTCCGCTCATGCGCGCGTACATCGCGCGCATGCTCCGCTCGCAAGCAGATGCCGACGACGTGGTGCAGGACGCCTTCGTCGTCGCGTGGCGACAGCTGCCGACCCTGCGCGACGGTTCGTCGGTCAAGGCGTGGCTGCTGCGCATCGCGTCGCGCGAAGCACTGCGGGTGCTGCGCCGCTCCGCGAAGGAGGAACCGTTCGAGGACTGGGAGCCGTCCACACCCGAGAGCACCAGGCCCGAGCACGTCGCCGAACGCAACGCTAGACTCGCGGCACTCTCGGCCGCGTTGGAGAGACTGCCGGAGGCGCAACGACGGACCTGGATCCTCAGGGAAGCCGCGGGACTCGGCTACTCCGAGATCGCGGAGGAGCTGGACGTGCCGGTGAGTACGGTACGGGGAAACCTCGCCCGCGCCAGAGCGAGCATCATGATCGGGATGGAGGGATGGCGATGA